A DNA window from Gammaproteobacteria bacterium contains the following coding sequences:
- the rsmB gene encoding 16S rRNA (cytosine(967)-C(5))-methyltransferase RsmB — translation MSETSAADSGATAGAAARAAAARAVARVVAGASLDDALAALPPLPERDASLARALAFGACRWHHRLEWQASRLLDRPLPRRETTLAALIRVGLLQLQSMRVPDHAAVSATVEAARLVGAPRAKGLVNAVLRRFLRERAQLDAEMAAHPTALHSHPAWLIERIRADWPDDWPAILDANNAAPPMWLRVNLARTTRERYLERLEAAGLRAERGPPPPGAPAAILLAEPLPTARLPGFAEGEVSVQDASAQLAAELLDLAPGQRVLDACAAPGGKTAHALERCGALAELWAVDRDASRLDTVRATLTRLGLTAKAKLVHGDAARPDEWWDGRPFDRVLLDAPCTALGVIRRHPDIKLLRKPDDVRRAAALQAELLAALWPLLRPGGRLVYATCTVLRAENGEQIERFLSATPDAEITAGRPPFVTRPGEANRDGFYYACIDKQRMLPLRGSGSKQ, via the coding sequence TTGTCTGAGACGAGCGCGGCCGACTCGGGCGCGACCGCCGGCGCAGCCGCCCGGGCCGCGGCCGCGCGCGCCGTGGCGCGAGTCGTGGCCGGTGCGTCGCTCGACGACGCGCTCGCCGCGCTGCCGCCGCTCCCGGAGCGGGACGCGTCGCTCGCGCGGGCGCTCGCGTTCGGCGCCTGCCGGTGGCACCACCGCCTGGAGTGGCAGGCGTCGCGCCTCCTCGACCGGCCGCTGCCGCGGCGCGAGACCACGCTCGCGGCGCTCATACGCGTGGGCCTCCTGCAGCTTCAATCGATGCGCGTGCCGGATCACGCTGCCGTGTCCGCGACCGTCGAGGCCGCGCGGCTCGTCGGCGCGCCGCGGGCGAAAGGCCTCGTGAACGCGGTGCTCCGCCGGTTCCTCCGCGAGCGCGCGCAGCTCGACGCGGAGATGGCCGCGCACCCGACGGCCCTCCACAGCCACCCGGCCTGGCTCATCGAGCGGATTCGCGCCGATTGGCCGGACGACTGGCCGGCGATCCTCGACGCGAACAACGCGGCGCCGCCGATGTGGTTGCGCGTGAACCTTGCGCGCACGACCCGCGAGCGCTACCTCGAGCGCCTCGAGGCCGCGGGCCTCCGCGCGGAGCGAGGCCCGCCGCCTCCCGGAGCGCCCGCGGCGATCCTTCTCGCCGAGCCGTTGCCGACGGCGCGGCTCCCGGGGTTCGCCGAAGGGGAGGTGTCGGTGCAGGACGCGTCGGCGCAGCTTGCGGCGGAGCTGCTCGATCTCGCGCCCGGTCAGCGCGTCCTCGACGCGTGCGCGGCGCCGGGCGGCAAGACCGCGCACGCGCTCGAACGGTGCGGCGCGCTCGCAGAGCTCTGGGCGGTGGACCGCGACGCTTCCCGGCTCGACACGGTCCGAGCGACGCTCACTCGGCTCGGGCTCACGGCGAAGGCGAAGCTCGTGCATGGCGACGCGGCGCGGCCCGACGAATGGTGGGACGGCCGGCCGTTCGATCGCGTGCTGCTCGATGCGCCGTGCACCGCCCTCGGCGTGATTCGGCGTCATCCCGACATCAAGCTGCTGCGGAAGCCCGACGACGTCCGGCGCGCCGCCGCGCTGCAAGCCGAGCTCCTCGCCGCCCTGTGGCCGCTGCTTCGGCCCGGCGGCCGGCTCGTGTACGCGACGTGCACGGTGCTGCGGGCGGAGAATGGGGAGCAGATCGAGCGCTTCCTGAGCGCCACGCCGGACGCGGAGATCACGGCCGGCCGGCCCCCTTTCGTCACCCGGCCCGGTGAGGCGAACCGTGACGGCTTCTATTATGCTTGCATAGACAAGCAGCGGATGCTCCCTTTGCGTGGATCAGGCTCGAAGCAATAG
- a CDS encoding DUF4390 domain-containing protein, with protein sequence MSRLVSSLKLAVVLLLGAAMPAIGQDEEDPGRFDVRAANVELVNGVYFLDSWIELRLPSEASEALRSGVPLTIRLDVEITYRRRFWFDADAHSLEQRYQLDYHALTERYVVSNLNSGDRTSFSTLFSALNYLGRVEHLPLIDAALLEPGRDYLVRLRAVLDMERFPGPLRLLAFWRRNWAIASDWYEWRLREK encoded by the coding sequence GTGAGCCGTCTCGTCAGCTCGCTGAAGCTCGCCGTCGTCCTGCTGCTCGGCGCCGCGATGCCCGCGATCGGGCAAGACGAGGAGGACCCCGGGCGGTTCGACGTTCGGGCCGCCAACGTCGAGCTCGTCAATGGCGTGTATTTTCTCGACTCCTGGATCGAGCTGCGCTTGCCTTCCGAGGCGAGCGAGGCGCTGCGCTCGGGCGTGCCGCTCACGATCCGGCTCGACGTCGAGATCACTTATCGCCGCCGCTTCTGGTTCGACGCGGACGCCCACTCGCTCGAGCAGCGCTATCAGCTCGACTACCACGCGCTCACGGAGCGGTACGTCGTGTCGAACCTGAACAGCGGCGACCGCACGTCGTTCTCGACGCTGTTCTCCGCGTTGAATTACCTGGGCCGCGTCGAGCACTTGCCGCTGATCGACGCCGCGCTGCTCGAGCCGGGCCGCGATTACCTCGTGCGGCTGCGGGCGGTTCTCGACATGGAGCGCTTCCCGGGCCCGCTGCGGCTCCTGGCCTTCTGGCGCCGTAACTGGGCCATTGCGAGCGATTGGTACGAATGGCGTTTGCGCGAAAAATAA
- a CDS encoding ATP-binding protein: MAFARKIKRAFVTMLLAFGVLLWLVALLLFSRVAENSDDFARLQNWILLVNSIGVAVLVTLIAVNLTRLIRDLRRHVPGSRLKLRMITLLVTLAVTPLVVVYVFSVAFINRGIDNWFNVDVERGLDDALTLSQTALDVQKRRNLAELERIAARLPRDAATADLFTQLDTLRIDSGADELTVFGENTRILATSSANPGVAPPTYPTEEMMIQLRERRPYVSLEPLRDGHYRVIAAVSLDDGMRPDSRILQGRFPVEPRLSALANSVQESYNQYSELSFLRTALKYSFTLTLSLVLLISVLASVYGAFTSARRLVGPIQQLMQGTRAVARGDFDTKLPVPARDEIGFLINSFNDMTQRLAEARQHARSSEQKVESERRRLEVILARLSTGVVALEPDMRVRTANAAAGIILNIDLEAHVGDSLVELAKTHPLLGQFLEVSAAKLAEGKSEWREQIVLRGDVGRRVLMCACTALPGEAETPNGYVVVFDDITALLQAQRDAAWGEVARRLAHEIKNPLTPIQLSAERLRRRYLTSEDGGLDLLDRATRTIIQQVEAMKEMVNAFSQYARTPDVELSRFDLNELISEVTELYRSPENPVTIKLSFDANLPKIEADAGRMRQVFHNLMRNALEAMERQSDARVDISTRYVLRGGTDAVEIKVADNGPGFGADILPQAFEPYVTGKVKGTGLGLAIVKKLIEDHGGEIKAANREHGGAEISILLPISGEAGGSAGLHGGENRRERA, translated from the coding sequence ATGGCGTTTGCGCGAAAAATAAAGCGGGCATTCGTCACGATGCTCCTCGCGTTCGGCGTGCTGCTGTGGCTCGTCGCGCTGCTGCTGTTCTCGCGCGTCGCCGAGAACTCGGACGACTTCGCCCGCCTGCAGAACTGGATCCTGCTGGTCAACTCGATCGGCGTCGCGGTCCTCGTCACGCTGATCGCCGTGAACCTGACGCGGCTGATCCGCGATCTCCGGCGTCACGTGCCGGGCTCGCGGCTGAAGCTGCGGATGATCACGCTGCTCGTCACGCTCGCCGTGACGCCGCTCGTCGTGGTTTACGTGTTCTCGGTGGCGTTCATCAACCGCGGGATCGACAACTGGTTCAACGTCGACGTGGAGCGCGGCCTCGACGACGCGCTCACGTTGAGCCAGACCGCGCTGGACGTGCAGAAGCGCCGCAACCTCGCCGAGCTCGAGCGCATCGCGGCGCGCCTGCCGCGAGACGCGGCGACCGCCGACCTCTTCACGCAGCTCGACACGCTGCGCATCGACAGCGGCGCCGACGAGCTCACGGTCTTCGGCGAGAACACGCGCATCCTCGCTACGAGCTCCGCAAACCCCGGCGTCGCGCCGCCGACGTATCCGACCGAGGAGATGATGATTCAGCTCCGCGAGCGGCGCCCGTACGTGAGCCTCGAGCCGCTCCGCGACGGCCATTACCGGGTGATCGCGGCCGTCTCGCTCGACGACGGGATGCGGCCGGATTCCCGGATCCTGCAAGGGCGCTTCCCCGTGGAGCCGCGTCTGTCCGCCCTCGCGAACTCCGTGCAGGAGAGCTACAACCAGTACTCGGAGCTGTCCTTCCTGCGCACGGCCCTGAAGTACAGCTTCACGCTGACTCTGAGCCTCGTGCTGTTGATCTCGGTGCTCGCGTCCGTCTACGGCGCGTTCACGTCGGCCCGGCGTCTCGTCGGGCCGATCCAGCAGCTGATGCAGGGCACACGCGCGGTGGCCCGCGGGGACTTCGACACGAAGCTTCCCGTCCCGGCCCGCGACGAGATCGGGTTCCTGATCAACTCGTTCAACGACATGACCCAGCGCCTCGCGGAGGCGCGGCAGCATGCGCGCTCGAGCGAGCAGAAGGTCGAAAGCGAGCGCCGCCGGCTCGAGGTGATCCTAGCGAGGCTCTCCACGGGCGTCGTGGCCCTCGAGCCCGACATGCGTGTCCGGACGGCGAACGCCGCCGCCGGGATCATCCTGAACATCGACCTCGAGGCGCACGTCGGCGACTCGCTCGTCGAGCTCGCGAAAACGCATCCGCTGCTCGGGCAGTTCCTCGAGGTCAGCGCCGCGAAGCTGGCCGAGGGCAAGAGCGAATGGCGCGAGCAGATCGTGCTCCGCGGCGACGTCGGGCGGCGCGTGCTGATGTGCGCGTGCACGGCGCTGCCCGGCGAGGCCGAGACGCCGAACGGATACGTGGTCGTCTTCGACGACATCACGGCGCTCCTTCAGGCCCAGCGGGATGCGGCCTGGGGCGAGGTCGCGCGCCGCCTCGCGCACGAGATCAAGAATCCGCTGACGCCGATCCAGCTCTCGGCCGAGCGGCTGCGGCGCCGTTATCTGACGTCCGAGGACGGCGGGCTCGACCTCCTCGACCGGGCGACGCGGACGATCATCCAGCAGGTCGAGGCGATGAAGGAGATGGTCAACGCCTTCAGCCAATACGCCCGCACGCCCGACGTCGAGCTCTCGCGCTTCGATCTGAACGAGCTGATCTCCGAGGTCACCGAGCTTTATCGCTCGCCCGAGAATCCGGTCACGATCAAGCTCTCGTTCGACGCTAATTTGCCGAAGATAGAGGCAGATGCCGGCAGAATGCGGCAGGTCTTTCACAACTTGATGCGCAATGCGCTCGAGGCGATGGAGCGCCAGAGCGACGCGCGGGTGGACATCTCGACCCGTTACGTGCTCCGCGGCGGCACGGACGCCGTCGAGATCAAGGTGGCCGACAACGGGCCGGGCTTCGGCGCGGACATCCTCCCACAGGCCTTCGAGCCGTACGTGACCGGCAAGGTCAAGGGAACGGGGCTGGGGCTCGCGATCGTGAAGAAGCTGATCGAAGATCACGGGGGCGAGATCAAGGCCGCCAACCGCGAGCACGGGGGAGCGGAGATCAGTATACTGCTTCCGATATCCGGCGAGGCAGGCGGCTCGGCGGGCCTTCACGGCGGCGAGAATAGGAGGGAGCGCGCATGA
- a CDS encoding sigma-54 dependent transcriptional regulator, with protein sequence MKNARILVVDDEANIRALLDEILSEEGYDVTTAADAEEARQARKQSAYDLILLDIWMPDTDGISLLKEWSESEALGPVVMMSGHGTVDAAVEATRLGAVDFIEKPVSLAKLLRVVQSALADRRASARRRSLVPPMLAPVGKSQTMRRLREQVARVAHHDAHALFTGEPGSGREVFARFLASRSDRAPGPFVTVMGSALSEGGYRAQLLGEPGQPGVLKRAAGGLLFINEIQNMSPAAQQQLLAVLEQGEFRADDTGTTHTLDARILASAPPGFERSDEFNRELLSHLSVIVIRVPPLREYSEDVPELLRYHVDAFVDSESLPLRRFSVAAQNRLRNYPWPGNVRELKNLVKRLLILDGNETIELEEVEAQLVTNTPQSEPLVKQDLLAMPLREAREHFERAYLQQQLLLCGGKVGQLAKRVGMERTHLYRKLRSLGVDFRQALTDE encoded by the coding sequence ATGAAAAATGCGCGGATCTTGGTTGTCGACGATGAAGCGAACATCCGCGCGCTGCTGGACGAGATCCTCAGCGAGGAAGGCTACGACGTCACCACCGCCGCCGATGCCGAGGAAGCCCGCCAGGCGCGCAAGCAGAGCGCCTACGACCTGATCCTGCTCGACATCTGGATGCCCGACACCGACGGCATCTCGCTCCTGAAGGAGTGGTCCGAAAGCGAGGCGTTGGGGCCCGTCGTGATGATGTCCGGGCACGGCACCGTCGACGCGGCCGTCGAGGCCACGCGTCTCGGCGCCGTCGATTTCATCGAGAAGCCGGTCTCCCTCGCGAAGCTGTTGCGCGTCGTGCAGTCCGCGCTCGCGGACCGGCGTGCGTCGGCGCGCCGCCGGAGCCTCGTCCCGCCGATGCTCGCGCCGGTCGGGAAGAGCCAGACGATGCGGCGGCTCCGGGAGCAGGTCGCGCGCGTCGCGCATCACGATGCGCATGCGCTCTTCACCGGCGAGCCGGGCAGCGGGCGCGAGGTCTTCGCGCGCTTCCTCGCGAGTCGCAGCGATCGGGCGCCGGGCCCGTTCGTGACCGTCATGGGCAGCGCGCTGTCGGAGGGCGGCTACCGGGCGCAGCTGCTCGGCGAGCCGGGGCAGCCCGGCGTGCTGAAGCGTGCGGCCGGCGGCCTGCTGTTCATCAACGAGATTCAAAACATGTCGCCCGCGGCGCAGCAGCAGCTGCTCGCGGTGCTCGAGCAAGGCGAGTTCCGCGCGGACGACACCGGGACGACGCACACCCTCGACGCCCGCATCCTCGCGAGCGCGCCGCCCGGCTTCGAGCGTAGCGACGAGTTCAACCGCGAGCTTTTGTCACACCTGTCGGTGATCGTGATTCGCGTGCCGCCGCTCCGCGAGTACTCCGAGGACGTGCCGGAGCTGCTGCGCTACCACGTGGACGCGTTCGTCGACTCCGAGAGCCTGCCGCTCCGCCGCTTCAGCGTCGCGGCGCAGAATCGGCTGCGGAATTATCCGTGGCCGGGAAACGTCCGCGAGCTCAAGAATCTCGTGAAGCGCCTGCTGATCCTGGACGGCAACGAGACGATCGAGCTCGAGGAGGTCGAGGCGCAGCTCGTCACGAACACACCGCAGAGCGAGCCGCTCGTGAAGCAGGATTTGCTCGCGATGCCGCTGCGCGAGGCGCGTGAGCACTTCGAGCGCGCTTATCTGCAGCAGCAGCTCTTGCTGTGCGGCGGCAAGGTCGGCCAGCTCGCGAAGCGCGTCGGCATGGAGCGCACGCACCTCTACCGCAAGCTCCGGTCCCTCGGCGTCGACTTCCGGCAGGCGCTGACGGACGAGTAG
- a CDS encoding SPOR domain-containing protein: MTRRSRRSRSARSSGWPYLLVGLAMGLAVAAGIYFSDLRSGALPAQSPAAARTVPSREPAPEQAAPERAASRPADTRAAASAPVREAAAGAADDGRPRFEFYEILPEYEVVIPEVETVTEASGPSTPSAPIETPGSYVLQTGSFRSHADADRMQASLALLGIESRIQRVTIDDDEFHRVRVGPISDLDELNRIRNDLERAGVESLTMKVSE, from the coding sequence ATGACGAGACGCTCGCGAAGATCCCGAAGCGCCCGGTCCTCCGGCTGGCCGTACCTGCTCGTCGGGCTGGCGATGGGTCTCGCCGTCGCGGCCGGCATCTACTTCTCCGATCTGCGCAGCGGCGCGCTGCCCGCGCAGTCGCCGGCCGCCGCGCGCACGGTGCCGAGTCGCGAGCCCGCGCCGGAGCAGGCCGCTCCGGAGCGGGCCGCGTCTCGGCCCGCGGATACCCGCGCCGCGGCGTCAGCGCCGGTTCGCGAGGCCGCGGCCGGCGCCGCCGACGACGGGCGGCCCCGCTTCGAGTTCTACGAGATCCTCCCCGAGTACGAAGTCGTGATTCCGGAGGTCGAAACGGTGACCGAGGCTTCCGGGCCGTCCACGCCGTCCGCGCCGATCGAGACGCCGGGAAGCTACGTGCTGCAGACGGGGTCCTTCCGATCGCACGCCGACGCCGACCGCATGCAGGCGAGCCTTGCGCTTCTCGGCATCGAGTCGCGGATCCAGCGGGTCACGATCGACGACGACGAGTTTCACCGCGTGCGCGTGGGGCCGATCTCCGACCTCGACGAGCTGAACCGCATCCGCAACGACCTCGAGCGCGCGGGCGTCGAGAGCTTGACGATGAAGGTGAGCGAATAA
- a CDS encoding primosomal protein N', with amino-acid sequence MTRPLLRVAVPVPLPECFDYAWAGDTPPPAPGSRVDVPFGRGRRVGVVLELPESTAVPSGKLKSVSAALDPEPLLPSELLATLRWAADYYHHPIGEVLSHALPGLLRRGRPLAGASARSWRLTAEGRAQSIDAVRAKAARQADALALLAAGALPSEALRCAGIAPATLKRLADKGWIEEAAAAAPPPHSHSSPALPELTPEQRSALDAVRASGRTYAAFLLHGATGSGKTEVFLRLVADQLAAGRQSLLLVPEIGLTPQLVQRLRERFGEGLAILHSGLSDGERREAWRRARAGDAGVVVGTRSAVFAPLARPGLIVVDEEHDTSYKQQQGFRYSARDLAVLRARRLDVPVVLASATPSLESFHNAVTGRYRLLEMPTRIGAAGEPCVRVVDMTRHPSRRGLSAPLLAAIDTHLGAGRQVLLFLNRRGFAPALFCPSCGEAEQCRRCDARLTVHAASGELRCHHCGATKPLTWGCAACGSERIAVGAGTQRVDDELNALYPDQPIGRLDRDATSRKGTLDSVLARARSGATRILVGTQMLAKGHDFPGVTLVGVLNADQGLFGTDFRSGERLAQTIVQVAGRAGRRDTPGEVLIQTHHPTHPLLTRLLAHGYAEFAKLALAERRRAGWPPFSHLALWRAEAARRPPVAEFLGRVRASAAAKPGAVKILGPAPEAMERKGGRYRMQLLFSCTERAPLHALLGRLMAEARDWREGRRVRWSVDVDPLEV; translated from the coding sequence ATGACCCGACCGCTTCTCAGAGTCGCCGTCCCCGTCCCCCTGCCCGAATGCTTCGACTATGCGTGGGCCGGCGACACGCCGCCGCCCGCGCCCGGAAGCCGGGTCGACGTGCCGTTCGGGCGCGGGCGCCGCGTCGGCGTCGTGCTCGAGCTTCCCGAGAGCACCGCGGTGCCGAGCGGGAAGCTGAAGAGCGTCTCGGCGGCGCTCGATCCGGAGCCGCTTCTGCCCTCCGAGCTGCTCGCCACGCTGCGATGGGCGGCCGACTACTACCACCACCCGATCGGCGAGGTGTTGAGCCATGCGCTGCCGGGCCTGCTGCGGCGGGGCCGGCCGCTCGCCGGCGCGTCCGCGCGCAGCTGGCGGCTCACGGCGGAAGGCCGCGCTCAGTCGATCGACGCCGTTCGGGCGAAAGCGGCGCGCCAGGCCGACGCGCTCGCGCTGCTCGCCGCAGGCGCGCTGCCGTCGGAAGCGCTGCGCTGCGCTGGGATCGCGCCGGCCACCCTGAAACGCCTCGCGGACAAGGGCTGGATCGAGGAAGCCGCGGCGGCCGCGCCGCCGCCGCATTCGCATTCCTCGCCCGCGCTGCCCGAGCTCACGCCGGAGCAGCGCAGCGCGCTCGACGCCGTCCGCGCGAGCGGCCGGACGTACGCCGCATTCCTGCTTCACGGCGCGACCGGCAGCGGCAAGACCGAGGTGTTTCTGCGCCTCGTCGCGGATCAGCTCGCCGCCGGACGGCAATCGCTCCTCCTCGTGCCCGAGATCGGCCTGACGCCGCAGCTCGTGCAGCGATTGCGCGAGCGTTTCGGCGAGGGACTCGCGATCCTGCACTCCGGCCTCTCCGACGGCGAGCGCCGCGAAGCTTGGCGGCGAGCGCGCGCGGGCGATGCCGGCGTCGTCGTCGGCACCCGCTCGGCGGTATTCGCGCCGCTCGCGCGCCCGGGCCTGATCGTCGTCGACGAGGAGCACGACACCTCGTACAAGCAGCAGCAGGGCTTCCGTTACTCGGCGAGGGACCTCGCGGTGCTGCGCGCGCGCCGCCTCGACGTGCCTGTCGTGCTCGCGTCGGCCACTCCATCGCTCGAAAGCTTTCACAACGCGGTGACCGGGCGGTACCGGCTCCTCGAGATGCCGACTCGCATCGGTGCGGCCGGCGAGCCCTGCGTTCGCGTCGTGGACATGACCCGGCACCCGAGCCGCCGGGGTCTGTCGGCGCCTCTGCTCGCCGCGATCGACACGCATCTCGGAGCCGGCCGGCAGGTGCTGCTGTTCTTGAATCGCCGCGGCTTCGCGCCGGCCCTGTTCTGTCCGTCCTGCGGCGAGGCCGAGCAGTGCCGGCGGTGCGACGCGCGCCTCACCGTGCATGCGGCGAGCGGCGAGCTGCGCTGCCACCACTGCGGAGCGACGAAGCCCTTGACCTGGGGCTGCGCGGCATGCGGCAGCGAGCGGATTGCGGTGGGCGCGGGCACGCAGCGCGTGGACGACGAGCTGAATGCGCTCTACCCGGACCAGCCCATCGGCCGTCTCGATCGCGACGCCACGTCGAGAAAGGGCACGCTCGACAGTGTGCTCGCACGCGCTCGAAGCGGCGCGACGCGCATCCTCGTCGGCACGCAGATGCTCGCGAAAGGGCACGACTTTCCCGGCGTCACGCTCGTCGGCGTGCTGAACGCGGATCAGGGGCTCTTCGGAACGGATTTTCGGAGCGGCGAGCGTCTCGCGCAGACGATCGTGCAGGTGGCGGGGCGGGCGGGACGGCGGGACACGCCGGGCGAGGTGCTGATCCAGACGCATCATCCGACTCATCCGCTCCTGACACGCCTCCTCGCGCACGGCTACGCGGAGTTCGCGAAGCTCGCGCTCGCGGAGCGGCGGCGGGCGGGATGGCCGCCGTTCTCGCATCTCGCACTGTGGCGCGCGGAAGCGGCACGGCGGCCGCCGGTCGCCGAGTTCCTCGGCCGCGTGCGCGCGAGCGCCGCGGCAAAGCCCGGAGCGGTGAAGATTCTCGGCCCGGCGCCGGAAGCGATGGAGCGCAAAGGCGGCCGCTATCGAATGCAGCTCCTCTTCTCCTGCACGGAGCGAGCCCCGCTGCACGCGTTGCTCGGCCGCCTGATGGCCGAAGCGCGCGATTGGCGCGAGGGGCGGCGCGTGCGCTGGTCCGTCGACGTCGATCCGCTCGAGGTCTGA
- a CDS encoding HNH endonuclease, whose product MERRNHTLSQEVLRTDIAGMPLEWVDYRVAAILYHTGQVAYTCGSPIYRIRGGHNARTGLRSSIQVSSIIATTGEMHSAARRSADYVPPLNNRTLFRRDANLCMYCGVVFRSSELTRDHITPLSLGGTDSWTNVVTACRRCNNHKGGRTPEQADMQLVAVPFTPTYAEYIYLKGRRVLADQMEYLLTHFPRTSPLHARLRGDLARAASFN is encoded by the coding sequence ATGGAGCGACGAAACCACACGCTGAGCCAGGAAGTGTTGCGAACGGATATCGCAGGCATGCCGCTCGAGTGGGTGGACTACCGCGTCGCGGCGATTCTCTACCACACCGGGCAGGTGGCCTACACCTGCGGGTCGCCGATCTACCGGATCCGCGGCGGTCACAATGCCCGCACCGGATTGCGGAGCTCGATCCAGGTCAGCTCGATCATCGCCACTACCGGCGAAATGCACTCCGCCGCGCGGCGCTCCGCGGATTACGTGCCCCCTCTGAACAATCGCACCTTGTTCCGGCGCGACGCGAATCTTTGCATGTACTGCGGCGTCGTGTTCCGCAGCTCCGAGCTCACGCGCGACCACATCACGCCGCTCAGCCTCGGCGGAACGGACTCGTGGACGAACGTCGTCACCGCATGCCGGCGCTGCAACAATCACAAAGGCGGCCGCACGCCGGAGCAGGCCGACATGCAGCTCGTGGCCGTGCCGTTCACGCCGACGTATGCCGAATACATTTATCTGAAAGGCCGGCGGGTGCTGGCCGATCAGATGGAGTACCTGCTCACGCATTTCCCGCGGACGAGCCCGCTGCATGCGCGGCTGCGGGGCGATCTCGCGCGGGCTGCCTCGTTCAACTAG
- a CDS encoding fructosamine kinase family protein, with product MPADDSLLALRTVLRQSGLDITGEPPCAVGGGSISRTVKVETTAGPVLVKVEPAAGFDLLDAEAAALEALRDARAIRVPEVAAKGCAGRYAFLAIEWIDFGRPSPAAERRLGTGLAALHRVTAGDFGWHRDNYIGRTPQRNDRSGDWIGFYRERRLRFQLEIARRNGIGEAVSSRGTALLENLERFFDGYRPAPSLLHGDLWGGNWGAAAGDEPCVFDPAAYFGDREADLAMTRLFGGFGPEFYRAYEEAWPLAEGWERRVELYNLYHLLNHFNLFGGGYRHRVEATLRSLLRG from the coding sequence ATGCCGGCCGACGACTCGCTCCTCGCTCTTCGCACGGTCTTGAGGCAATCGGGCCTCGACATCACCGGGGAGCCGCCGTGCGCCGTGGGCGGCGGCAGCATCAGCCGGACCGTGAAGGTCGAGACGACCGCCGGGCCGGTCCTCGTCAAGGTCGAGCCGGCCGCCGGCTTCGACTTGCTCGACGCCGAGGCGGCGGCGCTCGAAGCGTTGCGCGACGCGCGTGCGATCCGCGTGCCCGAAGTCGCGGCGAAAGGCTGCGCGGGCCGTTACGCGTTCCTCGCGATCGAATGGATCGACTTCGGCCGCCCGTCGCCGGCCGCCGAGCGCCGTCTCGGCACGGGCCTCGCGGCGCTCCATCGCGTCACGGCCGGCGACTTCGGCTGGCACCGCGACAACTACATCGGCCGCACGCCGCAGCGCAACGATCGGTCGGGCGACTGGATCGGCTTCTACCGCGAACGGCGCCTGCGCTTTCAGCTCGAGATCGCCCGCCGTAACGGCATCGGCGAGGCGGTTTCGAGCCGCGGCACGGCGCTGCTCGAGAATCTCGAGCGCTTCTTCGACGGCTACCGGCCTGCGCCGAGCCTGCTCCACGGGGATCTGTGGGGCGGCAACTGGGGCGCCGCGGCGGGGGACGAGCCGTGCGTCTTCGACCCGGCCGCGTACTTCGGCGATCGCGAAGCGGACCTCGCGATGACGCGGCTCTTCGGCGGCTTCGGGCCCGAGTTCTACCGCGCGTACGAGGAGGCGTGGCCCCTCGCGGAGGGGTGGGAGCGCCGCGTCGAGCTCTACAACCTCTACCACCTGCTGAATCACTTCAATCTGTTCGGCGGCGGCTACCGGCATCGGGTGGAGGCGACGCTGCGCAGCCTGCTCCGCGGTTGA